A single genomic interval of Zingiber officinale cultivar Zhangliang chromosome 4A, Zo_v1.1, whole genome shotgun sequence harbors:
- the LOC121972428 gene encoding putative aldehyde oxidase-like protein, whose amino-acid sequence MVMVGGRHPMKITYSVGFKSDGKITALYLNLLVNAGISEDYSPLISHAIITCLKKYNWGALAFDIKLCKMNLTSKSSMRAPGQVQGSYIAEAIIERVASFLSLDVDVVRKRNLHTYESLKFFYGSSSGEAPEYTLPAIVDELFTSASYFNRLEMVLHFNSCNKWKKRGISWVPIVYEVEPMPTPGKVSILNDGSIVVEVGGIEIGQGLWTKVKQMAAFGLEQLWDEEKKYLLDRVRIIQADTLSLVQGGLTAGSTKSEASCEAVRLACSILVSRLKPLKQSLEEQMGSISWDTLITQANLQYVNLSASTFWVADDTSSYLNYGAAISEVEIDVLTGATTILRADLTYDCGQSLSPAVDLGQVEGSFVQGIGFFVLLILFNI is encoded by the exons ATGGTAATGGTAGGAGGAAGGCATCCAATGAAAATAACCTATTCTGTGGGTTTTAAATCCGATGGAAAGATTACGGCCTTGTACTTGAATTTGTTGGTAAATGCAGGCATATCAGAGGATTATAGTCCACTTATTTCACATGCCATTATAACTTGTCTAAAAAAATACAACTGGGGTGCTCTCGCTTTTGATATTAAACTATGCAAGATGAATCTTACAAGTAAATCATCGATGCGAGCACCAGGGCAGGTACAGGGATCTTACATTGCTGAAGCTATTATTGAGCGTGTAGCATCTTTCCTGTCCTTGGATGTCGATGTTGTGAGAAAAAGAAATTtgcatacatatgaaagcctgaAGTTTTTTTATGGAAGTAGCAGTGGAGAAGCTCCGGAATATACTTTACCTGCTATAGTTGATGAGTTGTTTACATCTGCAAGCTACTTCAATCGTCTTGAAATGGTATTGCATTTCAATAGTTGCAACAAATGGAAAAAACGAGGGATTTCTTGGGTACCAATTGTATATGAAGTGGAACCAATGCCAACACCAGGGAAAGTATCCATTCTAAATGATGGTTCAATTGTTGTTGAAGTCGGAGGAATTGAAATAGGCCAGGGACTGTGGACAAAGGTGAAGCAAATGGCTGCATTCGGTCTTGAACAGCTATGGGATGAAGAGAAAAAATATCTTTTGGATAGGGTTAGAATCATTCAAGCAGATACTCTGAGTTTGGTTCAGGGAGGTTTAACTGCTGGAAGCACCAAATCTGAAGCAAGCTGCGAAGCAGTTCGTCTAGCATGCTCTATTCTAGTCAGCAGATTAAAGCCTCTTAAGCAAAGTTTGGAAGAGCAAATGGGATCAATTTCATGGGACACCCTTATTACCCAG GCAAATTTGCAATATGTGAACTTATCAGCGAGTACATTTTGGGTTGCTGACGATACTTCATCATATCTAAATTATGGGGCTGCTATAAGCGAG GTAGAAATTGATGTTCTCACTGGAGCTACTACGATATTGAGAGCAGACCTTACATATGACTGCGGACAGAGCTTGAGTCCTGCCGTGGATCTAGgacag GTTGAAGGGTCTTTTGTTCAAGGAATTGGATTTTTTGTCCTATTGATTTTGTTCAATAtataa